The window ATCGGAGCTGTATTAGGAGGTATTATCGGTGGGGTTGCAGGTAACGTTATCGGTAACAAAATGGATAAACAGGCTAAAGATATCAAAGAAACTTTACCAGGTGCTCAGGTAGAAAGAGTAGGAGACGGTATTAAAGTAACCATGAATGAAAGTATCGTAAACTTTGCGTTTGACTCTTCAAACCTTACTTCTGTTGCCCAGACTAACCTTGATAAATTAGCGCAGGTATTAACTGATAATCCAGACACGAACATTAATATTTACGGTTATACAGACAGCGTAGGTAAAGATGCTTACAACTTAGCGCTTTCTCAGAGAAGAGCAGATGCTGTAAAAGCTTATTTAGCAGGTAAAGGAGTGGCATCAGGCAGAATGTTCACAAAAGGTGAAGGTAAAAATATGCCGGTTGCCAGCAATGATACAGATGAAGGAAGAGCTAAAAACAGAAGAGTAGAGTTTGCTATTACTGCCAATGAAAAAATGATTAATGATGCCAAACAAGGGCAATAATTAATTTAATATATAAATATTTTCGTAAAAGACCGCCCCGGCGGTTTTTTTTGTATTTTTAGGCTAAGAATTTTAAATTTATTATTTTTGCATTTGAAACAACATAAATGAAGAAATATTTAAAACTGCTCCGTGTGGAGCAATGGGTTAAAAACCTGTTTGTATTTGTCCCGTTGTTTTTTTCAGGTAATATTACGAATGTAGAATTACTTGTCAAAAGCATCTTTGCATTTATTATATTCTCGCTTGCTGCAAGCGTTGTTTATATTTTGAATGATTATAATGATATTGAGGCAGACAGGAAACATCCTGAAAAAAGAAGAAGACCTCTGGCAAGCGGAGCTATTTCCAAATCAACCGCTATAGGAATCCTGATCGGATTGGTCATTACAGATATTGCTCTTGTATTTTTCTCACAACTTTATTTTCACGAGTTTCTCTGGAAATTTGCCACCATCATAGGGTTCTATGTAGTGATGAATCTTGCTTATACCTTCAGGCTTAAACATGTTCCCATCATTGATATTTTCATTATCGCAATAGGATTTGTTCTTCGTGTGCTGGCAGGAGGTTACATTACCGGGATCAGCATTTCACAGTGGGCGATTCTCTTAACTTTTGTACTGGCTCTT of the Chryseobacterium aureum genome contains:
- a CDS encoding OmpA family protein; its protein translation is MKFNKTYVGALFLSSALLLTSCEAVQNSNHQQRGTAVGVASGAVLGGILGNNVGKGGNGAIGAVLGGIIGGVAGNVIGNKMDKQAKDIKETLPGAQVERVGDGIKVTMNESIVNFAFDSSNLTSVAQTNLDKLAQVLTDNPDTNINIYGYTDSVGKDAYNLALSQRRADAVKAYLAGKGVASGRMFTKGEGKNMPVASNDTDEGRAKNRRVEFAITANEKMINDAKQGQ
- a CDS encoding decaprenyl-phosphate phosphoribosyltransferase, producing the protein MKKYLKLLRVEQWVKNLFVFVPLFFSGNITNVELLVKSIFAFIIFSLAASVVYILNDYNDIEADRKHPEKRRRPLASGAISKSTAIGILIGLVITDIALVFFSQLYFHEFLWKFATIIGFYVVMNLAYTFRLKHVPIIDIFIIAIGFVLRVLAGGYITGISISQWAILLTFVLALVLAIGKRRGELINAQVSGKTRKALDGYNVQFADIALSISITLAIICYLMFTLSPEVQERFHARVFYTVIFVVFALLRYLQQTLVYNRTESPTKIVYRDRYIQVTLLLWVVAFLIQIYFKK